From Mustela nigripes isolate SB6536 chromosome 13, MUSNIG.SB6536, whole genome shotgun sequence, one genomic window encodes:
- the RAMAC gene encoding RNA guanine-N7 methyltransferase activating subunit isoform X2, producing the protein MTDTSEAVPNFEEMFASRFTEADKEYQEYLKRPPESPPIVEEWNSRAGGNQRNRGNRLQDNRQFRGRDSRRGWPSDNRSNQWHGRSWGNNYPQHRQEPYYPHQYGHYGYNQRPPYGYY; encoded by the exons ATGACAGACACTTCTGAAGCTGTTCCCAACTTTGAAGAGATGTTTGCCAGCAGATTCACAGAAGCTGACAAAGAGTACCAGGAGTACCTGAAACGCCCTCCCGAGTCCCCGCCGATCGTCGAGGAATGGAATAGCAGAGCCGGTGGGAACCAGAGAAACAGAGGCAATCG gTTGCAAGATAACAGACAGTTTAGAGGTAGGGATAGCAGACGGGGGTGGCCAAGTGACAATCGATCCAATCAGTGGCACGGACGATCCTGGGGTAACAATTACCCGCAGCACAGACAAGAACCTTACTACCCCCATCAATACGGACACTATGGTTACAACCAACGGCCTCCCTATGGTTACTACTGA
- the RAMAC gene encoding RNA guanine-N7 methyltransferase activating subunit isoform X1: protein MWVQKFYSACRTQLNFRMTDTSEAVPNFEEMFASRFTEADKEYQEYLKRPPESPPIVEEWNSRAGGNQRNRGNRLQDNRQFRGRDSRRGWPSDNRSNQWHGRSWGNNYPQHRQEPYYPHQYGHYGYNQRPPYGYY from the exons ATGTGGGTGCAGAAATTCTACTCGGCCTGCCGAACCCAGCTG AATTTCAGGATGACAGACACTTCTGAAGCTGTTCCCAACTTTGAAGAGATGTTTGCCAGCAGATTCACAGAAGCTGACAAAGAGTACCAGGAGTACCTGAAACGCCCTCCCGAGTCCCCGCCGATCGTCGAGGAATGGAATAGCAGAGCCGGTGGGAACCAGAGAAACAGAGGCAATCG gTTGCAAGATAACAGACAGTTTAGAGGTAGGGATAGCAGACGGGGGTGGCCAAGTGACAATCGATCCAATCAGTGGCACGGACGATCCTGGGGTAACAATTACCCGCAGCACAGACAAGAACCTTACTACCCCCATCAATACGGACACTATGGTTACAACCAACGGCCTCCCTATGGTTACTACTGA